The genomic segment GTCAAGCACGTTAAAATGGGGGAGATTTACCCCTTTCTGTGGAATTCAAGGGGACCCCCCCTGTTTATTTTTTGCAGCATGGAAGGGGAAGAGGGCAGATAATAAATTGGATTATGGTTTTTTGAACTAAAAATTTCCACCATCCCACAAGCATACAACCCCGTCTTCCATTTTCCCTCCATCTCTGTCTGAGTTTTCACCCCTTCCCTTCCTGACAATCCATCCCCGGAGAGACTAAGGGGAAACCCCACTGGGGCCTGATCATGGTGTCTCTGAACCCGTTTGCCTGTTTCTCCTCCTGAATCCCCCCCTCCAGACAGGATTtaacagtagggtgaccagacagcaccTGTGAAAgaacgggacagggggtggggggtaataggtgcctatataagaaaaaaccccaaaaaacgggactgtccctataaaaaggggacatctgatcaccctatttAACAGGGAGCCCTTGGATCTGGGTGTGGGGTGTGGAGGGACGGGAGCGTTGCTGGGAAGGTCTGGCTTCCCAATTGGGGATGTGCTGGGCTCTCTGAAGGGAGAGAGTCTCACGTGGAGCAGCGGGAATGCAATGCCCTCAAAATGCAGCATAGTCTATACGGGACTTAGCCATCCTTAGCCTCAAGGGAACCTGCCCCGCGCTTTCAGAAGAGGGGCCGGGATGCTGTCCCttgtctctgtttgccagaagctgggactggctcacttgatgattccctggtctgttagttccctctggggcacctggcactggccactttgggaagacaggacactgggctggatggaccttgggtctcacccagtgtggccgttcttatgtagccCAGGAGCtgaaattcattactctgctagacactcaAAATCACGGAGGGAACAGAGACCCTGGATTGATGACCTCTTCGGACAATCTCTGACCCACTAACTCTTTTTGTCCTACGCCTGCGGAGGTGTTCATGGGCCAGTCTTACCTTGAATACAATCTGGGCCACCTCTGAATGCTACCCAGGCCCTTCCCCCTTGCAGTGTGACccctgggagtacctttcccagccctgcgGAGGAGCTCTGGGTGGCTGGGGGACGCTGATCGCTGGCCCCAACAGaggttgctccaataaaagagatcacccccccccccccactatagTCACCTCTGCCGCAGCCAGGGTTCGGGTCCCCACCCGCAGGGGGCTTTCCTAGGGTCTCGCAGGGGGCGATGCCGGGAGCCAGGATCTGGCGCAGCCACAAAGGGTTACCGCAGTTCACTTCCTGCAGCCGGGATCCAGGGatcgcccctgccccagctcccttctGGGTCCTAGCGAGAAACCCCTGGCCTCGCAGCCGCCGCTGGGCCCCACGCTCCTGGCTCGCTGCCTCGCTGAGACGGGGGCAGCCTGTGCccatgggggagagaaaacccggAAACTGCAAGATCCCTTTCAGAAGGGGGGTTTCTATGGGGATTTGGGGGGCCCCCAGCATAggcgctggaactaggggtgctgggagcggcaccccctggcttgaaatggtttccatcctATCCAGGGTTTGCAGTTGGGGGTCAATGGCTgtcagcccccccctcccccccacacactgtgcaCATTGTCCCAGCACCCCAGAACTGCAGAGAACCCTGGGGTGACGGGGTCCGAGCCCCAGCGAGCCTGCCCTGAGCCGCGGGGTGGGGACGGggacagggggctgtggggtttgCTCCGCAGGTTTCTGCCGTTCAGGGAAGGCGCTTAGAGAAGGGAATTggccacatagaatcatagaatatcagggttggaagggacctcaggagtcaaaccccctgctcaaagcaggaccaatccctaatttttgccccagttccctaaatggccccctcaaggattgaactcacaaccctgggtttagcaggccaatgctcaaaccactgagctatccctcccctctccatcccttcccctccccagggtccggctggcggggaggggaagggatggagaggGGCCAGGACCACGGTGCATTAGCGGCTGTAGCCAGAGGCCACTGGTTCTTGCTAAGAGGTGGAGCGGGGCTGGCTTTGTCTCTGTTTATCTTCCTGGGTCGGGAGCCGCTGCCTCCCACTCCCGGACTGAGCAGCTGCAGGGTCTCCGTGCCGGGAGAGAGACTCATCCAAGCCCCCTCCGTGGCCAGCCCGGGTGGGGACTTTCTCCCGTGGCTGGAaccagcctggggctctgccGACACCCCGGAGCCTGATGGAGAGAGACCTCCTGTGCACTCTGGTAACGTGCCTCTGCACCAGCCACCCCTGGAGCCTCAGATCTCAGCCCCTGGGCTTGGAAAGCAGCCCAGGAGGGGAAACAGGGCAGGAGCTCACGTGTAGCAGGCTGGGGTCGCActggtgcaggggtgaggggcaGGCGGTGTCCCCGGCCTGTTGTTCTGGATGTCCCAATGATTATAGTTCTCGGGAGACCCAGATCTTTCTTGGGCTTTCCCCCAGGGGCTCTCCCAGGAATCTGTTCCACCTACCTGCCCATTTATTCCTCAAGGTGCCTCTCTTGAAGGACTCCAAAGCCTGATCCGCCAACTAGACCCTCCCCTGGTTATTTCCTTCGCCGATCAGTCCTAAATTCCAACAAGCCAATCTTGACCCATTAATTTCCAGTTCTGTTGTCCTCTTGTCTGCCAGTCAGAGTTTAACACAGTCCTTGGGCGGTATCCGTAAACTTTCTGTTTGGATTCGTCCAGTTTTCTCTATCTCCTTTCAAACCTTTGTCtatcctagggtgaccagatgtcccgattgtatagggacagtcccgattttggggtctttttcttatataggctcctatttaccccccacccccgtcctgatttttcacatttgctgtctggtcatcctagtttatccgtagggccctaccaaattcatggttcattctggtcaatttcccagTCATAGGATTTTCCTGCGCTGGGCAGggggtcctgctctgggcagggggttggactagacggcctccagaggtcccttccaactctgttattctatgactctatgatttttaaaatggtaaatttcatgatttcagctatttaaatctgaaatttcgcgggtgttgtaattgtaggggtcctgacccaaaaaggagtttgggggggggaaagggggtcgcaaggttattgtaggggggttgcggtgctgctacccttacttctgcgctgatgctggcggtggctctgccttcggagccgggcagctggagagcggtggctgctggccgggagcccagctctgaaggcagagccaccgccagaagtaaggatggcctgggatggtattgccacccttacttctgcagtcAGCAGTCACTACTCTctggctggcagcagcagagaagtaaggatggcatggtctATATAGCCATCCAGAAGTAAGGGTCGtaataccgtgaccccccccccccccaaaaaataacttTTCgaccctccctgcaactcccttttgtgtCAGGAGCcccagtttgggaaacgctggtctcccccctgAAATCTGTGTCGtgcagggtaaaagcacacaaaagaccagatttcatggagggagaccaaatttcacggtctgtgacgtgtttttcatggcggcgaatttggcagggccctaccGATCAGTGTTTATCGTTATAGGTGATGGTAACGTCTTATGAACTTTCACCACATTTCCAACCATCGAGCTCACAATCGAGGTAGGCCTGTGAGATCCCAATGATTACACCACGTCCTCCCTGGGGCGCGGAGAAAGGAAACAGCTGTGCTGGAGCTGTCTCGGGTAGGGGCTTTGCTGGGTGGCCTTGTGCTAGATGGGGAAGGGGTAGGAAATACACAGGGTAAAGGATATGCCAGGGCTGTCGGGACGTGCCTTCATTCTGCAGCACGATTCTCAGCACAAGTTTATTGGGAGCAGGTGGAAATTTCTCCATTTCTAGAAAAGGAACCAACCcatggacagggctgggaaagaAATAACACAGCCCTAGGGCCGGAGCCTGAACGTACTAGACAGAGACTGCTCTGGAATATGAAGGGGACACCACCAGTGAAGATGTCCCATCTCCTCACATCTGGCTGCTGGGAATGGGAAGGATGTTGGGGTTCCTGTCCCAGGACCCTGCTCGAGGTCTCCAGCTCCCTTATCAACCTCTGGCTACTAGTTGTGTGATAAGTGGGAAGGACCCAGCCCATCCCTGTCCATGGGGGAGGGACAAggagctctctctttctccccacacCTGGAatttcctggctgctctgagcagggtgggtCATGTGAGGGATTCCACCCCTttgtctctccccgcccccctcccgccccccccgatTCATGGtattgtggctggggcagcaggtgctgagtgggggactcTTGTTGTTTCAGATGCCAGTGACCTTCgtggaggtggctgtgtatttcacccaggggcagggggctctgctggaccctggTCAGGGACGTCATGCAGAATTGTGAGACCGTGACCTTGCTGGGTAAGGGATTCCTGTCCCCTTGGATTATTAGAAGCGGTGGGATCTGGGATGTGCCCACTTTGGCTCCTGCTCAGGTTCTTCTCTGGTTTGACTGGATTTGAATGGACCTGTGCCGTTCTGCTCAGGACACCCCGAACTGTAAGACGGTGCGTTAACCCTCAGGCTGAACAAGGGTGAGCTTTGCTGGTGATTGAGGTGCGTAtggcagctctttgcagcaccaATCTGTCTgcttcaccagcaaactccttgaGTCTAAACCTTGGCTTTCAGGTAACAACTGGTGCAGCCCAGTTCCCAGGTTCCCCAGAGCCCTGTCCTGGCTGCCTCCAGACCCTGTCACTGCACACTCAGGGAAATTATTACGAtctctgcctccaaagagacagagcatACCCCGGACCTTGctctgtctcttcctgcccctgttccACTTACTCCACTTCTCCAcctcaagagccaggaagtcTCCCTTGGGTGCAGACTGAGTCCCCTGGCGTGATCATTAAATTGTCTTCTCCGCCCTTGTTAGCCGGATGGCCATAGACAACTTGTACCTCCCCACACGTGTCTCCTCGGCCCAGtgccctccctgccctgagcctagCCCAGGGCTGCTGCACGCTCCCTACCCCATGTTACCAGCGGGGCGGAGGGTGGAGTGGGCTTTGTCCTTCTCCctctgcacctcctcctggcacATTCAGACACTGTCCCTGGTAGCTGGAGGTGGGTTTGAGCGCCACGGTCTTGCTTGCCCATTTTTGCACTCTTTTCCCACTCTTTCCCTTGGCTTTCCCTCCATGAGTCAGCAGAGCGGCATGGCCCGCACTGCCAGTCTGCTGGTACCTGTCCGATGAGGGGACAACCCAGTTGTAAGGGATCATGGAGCGCCAGGGATCCGCTTCggagaaggaaaaattaaagatGGGTCAGTAAAATTTTCTCTTTCTCAATCTCCCCACCAGTTACTTTGTCATGTTTCCCCTTTTTGCTGTTCcccttctctgccttctccccagcACAGGGGACGACGcctgtctggattctctctctttaTTCCAGCAGCCGATGGGATGGTGAGTGAAAACACGGAGGATAATTCACTGCAGGAAGGTCCTGAGCAAGGGGAAGCACATGGGACATTACTGGAAAGATCCAAAGGGAATTTTGGCCAgagctgtgagtgcgggaaagccggtggaaatcagtgcagatcagagaggcagctgggaaacCAGCCAGAGAAAGAAGTGGGTAGGTTTAATGTGGCGGAGGATGCAAGGAACTCAGCGAAACAACAGCCCAGCAGAGAAGCAACAcggcaaagagaaaaaaacacgTGTgccgagtgtgggaaaagcttcagtcggcACTCTCACCTTATTTCCCATAGAAGAATCCACACAGgcgagaaaccctataaatgcctggtgtgtgggaaaagcttcaatcagagctcaaaCCTTATTTCGCACagaagaatccacacaggagagaagccctataAATGCCTCATCTGTGAGAAAAGCTTCATTCAGAGCTCACAACTCAACAGACATGAGAGAAcgcacacgggagagaaaccctataaatgcgttgagtgcgggaaaagcttcattcagaGCTCAGATCTTATTTCCCATCAGAGAAGCCACACGGGAGACAGACCCTACAAATGCCCCTACTGTGGGGAAAGTTTTGATCGGAGAACACAGCTTATTATCCATCAGAGAATCCATTCAGGAGAGAAACCTTACAAATGCCTCATCTGttggaaaagcttcaatcagagctccAACCTTATTTCGCACCAGCGAATCCATACGGGAGAGAGACCGTATAAATGCTCTGACTGTGGGAAAAGATTCAATAGGAGTTTGCACCTTATGCGACACAAGAGAACCCACACGGGAGATAAATCCTATCAATGCCcagagtgtgggaaaagtttcgaTCAGTACTCAGATCTTATTACGCATCAgagagtccacacaggagagagaccctataaatgcctggactgtgggaaaagttttgaTTGGCGCTCACAACTGGTTATACACCAGAGAAGTCACACTGGAGAGAATCCTTATAAATGTGCGGACTGCGGGAAAAGTTTCAGTCGGAGCTCAAACCTTATTacacaccagagaatccacacaggcgaACGCCCTTTTAAATGCCTTGATTGCGGGAAAAGATTCTGTCAGAGCTCAGATCTTTTttcacatcagagaacccacacgggagagagaccctataagtgCTCGGACTGTGGGAAAAGATTTAGCGACAGCTCGACCCTCATTAAACataagagaatccacactggagaaaAACCCTATGCGTGCCAggtctgtgggaaaagcttcagtcagagctcCACCCATACTCGACATCAGAGACTCCACAGGGGAGAAAAACCTTGAATGTGGGGGAAGGATCTTTCAGGGCACAGGTAGTCTGAGGCACCAGCAAATCCACACAGGGAAGAGACCTCTGTCATCTCTTTAGCACGTCAAGCGGAGCTCACACCATACTGGACATCAGAGACTCCCGCACGCAGGAGAGAAATTCTACCAGGGCATTGTCAAGAGACCAGACATTTCCTATTTCCTGCACACATCAGGGGTGTTTGGCCCCCAAGTATCGAGCTGCCCGTGTCTGGGGTGAGGACCCAGCAGCAGCCAATTGTGTGCATATCAGTTACACTGCTCCGTTCATTAGCAAACTGAGTTTTACACTCATCTGCTTCGCCCTTCTGGGGCAGATTGTCTCATCCCCTGTTATTCTCATGTTGCtgtgggttgttgttttgttgCAGGGGGGTTAGT from the Chelonia mydas isolate rCheMyd1 chromosome 14, rCheMyd1.pri.v2, whole genome shotgun sequence genome contains:
- the LOC114022341 gene encoding zinc finger protein 436 isoform X4 encodes the protein MAEPRASVCRERAWGESGCDMDSSPFCNLPHCPYYPDRLRNHVHVSLQIVPSSRGQEREMSVMEPAQMLVTFEEVAVYFTQGQGALLDPTQGALHRGVMQDNYEMVTSLGGDGMVSENTEDNSLQEGPEQGEAHGTLLERSKGNFGQSCECGKAGGNQCRSERQLGNQPEKEVGRFNVAEDARNSAKQQPSREATRQREKNTCAECGKSFSRHSHLISHRRIHTGEKPYKCLVCGKSFNQSSNLISHRRIHTGEKPYKCLICEKSFIQSSQLNRHERTHTGEKPYKCVECGKSFIQSSDLISHQRSHTGDRPYKCPYCGESFDRRTQLIIHQRIHSGEKPYKCLICWKSFNQSSNLISHQRIHTGERPYKCSDCGKRFNRSLHLMRHKRTHTGDKSYQCPECGKSFDQYSDLITHQRVHTGERPYKCLDCGKSFDWRSQLVIHQRSHTGENPYKCADCGKSFSRSSNLITHQRIHTGERPFKCLDCGKRFCQSSDLFSHQRTHTGERPYKCSDCGKRFSDSSTLIKHKRIHTGEKPYACQVCGKSFSQSSTHTRHQRLHRGEKP
- the LOC114022341 gene encoding zinc finger protein 501 isoform X6, translated to MLVTFEEVAVYFTQGQGALLDPTQGALHRGVMQDNYEMVTSLGGDGMVSENTEDNSLQEGPEQGEAHGTLLERSKGNFGQSCECGKAGGNQCRSERQLGNQPEKEVGRFNVAEDARNSAKQQPSREATRQREKNTCAECGKSFSRHSHLISHRRIHTGEKPYKCLVCGKSFNQSSNLISHRRIHTGEKPYKCLICEKSFIQSSQLNRHERTHTGEKPYKCVECGKSFIQSSDLISHQRSHTGDRPYKCPYCGESFDRRTQLIIHQRIHSGEKPYKCLICWKSFNQSSNLISHQRIHTGERPYKCSDCGKRFNRSLHLMRHKRTHTGDKSYQCPECGKSFDQYSDLITHQRVHTGERPYKCLDCGKSFDWRSQLVIHQRSHTGENPYKCADCGKSFSRSSNLITHQRIHTGERPFKCLDCGKRFCQSSDLFSHQRTHTGERPYKCSDCGKRFSDSSTLIKHKRIHTGEKPYACQVCGKSFSQSSTHTRHQRLHRGEKP
- the LOC114022341 gene encoding zinc finger and SCAN domain-containing protein 2 isoform X9, which encodes MQNCETVTLLAADGMVSENTEDNSLQEGPEQGEAHGTLLERSKGNFGQSCECGKAGGNQCRSERQLGNQPEKEVGRFNVAEDARNSAKQQPSREATRQREKNTCAECGKSFSRHSHLISHRRIHTGEKPYKCLVCGKSFNQSSNLISHRRIHTGEKPYKCLICEKSFIQSSQLNRHERTHTGEKPYKCVECGKSFIQSSDLISHQRSHTGDRPYKCPYCGESFDRRTQLIIHQRIHSGEKPYKCLICWKSFNQSSNLISHQRIHTGERPYKCSDCGKRFNRSLHLMRHKRTHTGDKSYQCPECGKSFDQYSDLITHQRVHTGERPYKCLDCGKSFDWRSQLVIHQRSHTGENPYKCADCGKSFSRSSNLITHQRIHTGERPFKCLDCGKRFCQSSDLFSHQRTHTGERPYKCSDCGKRFSDSSTLIKHKRIHTGEKPYACQVCGKSFSQSSTHTRHQRLHRGEKP
- the LOC114022341 gene encoding zinc finger and SCAN domain-containing protein 2 isoform X7, with protein sequence MERQGSASEKEKLKMAADGMVSENTEDNSLQEGPEQGEAHGTLLERSKGNFGQSCECGKAGGNQCRSERQLGNQPEKEVGRFNVAEDARNSAKQQPSREATRQREKNTCAECGKSFSRHSHLISHRRIHTGEKPYKCLVCGKSFNQSSNLISHRRIHTGEKPYKCLICEKSFIQSSQLNRHERTHTGEKPYKCVECGKSFIQSSDLISHQRSHTGDRPYKCPYCGESFDRRTQLIIHQRIHSGEKPYKCLICWKSFNQSSNLISHQRIHTGERPYKCSDCGKRFNRSLHLMRHKRTHTGDKSYQCPECGKSFDQYSDLITHQRVHTGERPYKCLDCGKSFDWRSQLVIHQRSHTGENPYKCADCGKSFSRSSNLITHQRIHTGERPFKCLDCGKRFCQSSDLFSHQRTHTGERPYKCSDCGKRFSDSSTLIKHKRIHTGEKPYACQVCGKSFSQSSTHTRHQRLHRGEKP
- the LOC114022341 gene encoding zinc finger and SCAN domain-containing protein 2 isoform X8, which encodes MERQGSASEKEKLKMADGMVSENTEDNSLQEGPEQGEAHGTLLERSKGNFGQSCECGKAGGNQCRSERQLGNQPEKEVGRFNVAEDARNSAKQQPSREATRQREKNTCAECGKSFSRHSHLISHRRIHTGEKPYKCLVCGKSFNQSSNLISHRRIHTGEKPYKCLICEKSFIQSSQLNRHERTHTGEKPYKCVECGKSFIQSSDLISHQRSHTGDRPYKCPYCGESFDRRTQLIIHQRIHSGEKPYKCLICWKSFNQSSNLISHQRIHTGERPYKCSDCGKRFNRSLHLMRHKRTHTGDKSYQCPECGKSFDQYSDLITHQRVHTGERPYKCLDCGKSFDWRSQLVIHQRSHTGENPYKCADCGKSFSRSSNLITHQRIHTGERPFKCLDCGKRFCQSSDLFSHQRTHTGERPYKCSDCGKRFSDSSTLIKHKRIHTGEKPYACQVCGKSFSQSSTHTRHQRLHRGEKP
- the LOC114022341 gene encoding zinc finger and SCAN domain-containing protein 2 isoform X10, translating into MVSENTEDNSLQEGPEQGEAHGTLLERSKGNFGQSCECGKAGGNQCRSERQLGNQPEKEVGRFNVAEDARNSAKQQPSREATRQREKNTCAECGKSFSRHSHLISHRRIHTGEKPYKCLVCGKSFNQSSNLISHRRIHTGEKPYKCLICEKSFIQSSQLNRHERTHTGEKPYKCVECGKSFIQSSDLISHQRSHTGDRPYKCPYCGESFDRRTQLIIHQRIHSGEKPYKCLICWKSFNQSSNLISHQRIHTGERPYKCSDCGKRFNRSLHLMRHKRTHTGDKSYQCPECGKSFDQYSDLITHQRVHTGERPYKCLDCGKSFDWRSQLVIHQRSHTGENPYKCADCGKSFSRSSNLITHQRIHTGERPFKCLDCGKRFCQSSDLFSHQRTHTGERPYKCSDCGKRFSDSSTLIKHKRIHTGEKPYACQVCGKSFSQSSTHTRHQRLHRGEKP